From the Manis pentadactyla isolate mManPen7 chromosome 15, mManPen7.hap1, whole genome shotgun sequence genome, the window GCTTTCTTTCAGTCCAGGTAAGATGGTTTGGTGCCCAGGAGGTATAGGATTAGGGTAAGGGGTACTGATTTTAGGTGGCAATTTCCTTAAAGGCTCACACAAGAATAGAGTTCCTTATTCCCCCATTCCCATTCTTCTTTGGCAAAGGGCTAAGGATGGAAGTCCCCAGGAGGGAGACAGAAAGTATGATAAATCAGGGCTTCAGACCTTCAGCAGGGTAGCATCCAAGAGCTCTGGCCTCACATACAGAGGGTCTGCTGAGAGCCGTGGACTCTGGGACCATAATTTGATAGGGCTCTTTCTCTGGAGAGATGGTGGGGCCTGGGCTCAGGTGCCCAGTCTCAACTGCAGCTCCTTGCTTCTGTGAAGGCTGTGCCAGGGACCCCGACATCCACGGGGAGGGTGGAGGTCCACCCCAGCCAGCCTGACTCATCAGCATGTGTATGCATCAGGGCTAGTGAGAATACGGCTTTCCTCACCCCAACTGTGGTGGGGTCACTGACTTCATTTTTAGACTTCTTATCAATTTTACCCTCCATAATCTAGTGTCATCTGTCAATGTAACCAAGAGAATTATGAATTATAATTATTGTCTTTTAAATATCCCATATTTTTAATAGCTctatattgtaaaaaaaaaaaaactatctaaTATGGTCAGAGAAACTGAGTTCCAGTCAAGCAGATTTTTGCCAATAGAAAAcaactttttaagaaaacataataaacatattttaaactaCCAGCAATATCTTTACATTTATAAGAAGTATCAGCTTTAGAAATGTCTCCTTCACATAAGATTAATGAAAAACAACAGTTCTGGTGATTTCCGGTCAGGCTGTGCCATCTATTTGGAGAACTCCAGGTACAAACAGAACTATGAAAGTTACAGCTAGTTGAGCACCATataatgtttattatatataaGTGCTGTTACAAATACCACATTTTGTGAAATAAATTGTATATGTTTTACACTAATATtcagtgattttaaaaataattattcactATTAAAGcatctttttctttcccagtTATAATTCTACACAACTTTGTCTCAGAGAACAGTTTGGGAGCTTTATGGAAAAATAATTGTCAAGTAACAAACCCACCTCTCATTTTAGTCAGAGGAGACTACTTGATTCAATAGGGTATTTAgtcaaaggggaaagaaaaagatgatgaGTAAGGATTATGGCATTTATGGAGAAACCGTAAATTCTATAGCTCATGGCTTTCCGCTATAGTTATAATCTCACCCCATCAGGGagaacatctctctctctctgtcgaaggTGAGGCCAACAAGAAGGTTTGTGTCTAAGGCAAACATTTCTCTGGGTGGCAGGTGTTAGTCAGGAGAAGACCCTTGGACACTCAAGTCAAACCGCTGAGAGTAACAGCCACTTATGGCTGGGTAACCTTCGGCAAATTGCTTACCCAACTCTAAGTTGAGGATAATGGGAGTTTGTGTGAGACTCAAATGAGATCACATATTAACTAACACCTTGGCATAGGATGTGACATACAGTAAGTACTCAAGAGATGTGAGCTACAAGAGAAATGTTAGATATAAGGTAAACACTAGCTCCAAGGGGCAGTTCAGGAGACTTCCTTGCAAATAAGAACCAGAGTAAACTAACTAGTTCCAGCCCTCACCAGCCCTGCTCCACATCCCCTTTCTAGTATTCTCCACCAGACTCCCAAATAATGGACATCAATGCCCCTTCCAAAAAGAGCCCTGGATAGTAGTGTGCTTCCAGGAGGCAATTTACATTCCACACAGGGTGCCTTTCTAGCCAGACTCAACAGGAAGAGCACCTCGAGTTCGCAGAAAGTTTACTATCTGTGCACATTTTGAGGGCAAATATCATGAATCTATATTGTGATCTTCTGCTACCCACTAGATGCTGGGCATCTCAACTAATGCTTTCAGATTCATTATGCCACCTAATCCTCAGACCAACCCAATGAATCCTAATCATTATCCCCATATTAAAAATTAGTGTGTTGGCATAGGGGGGTGATAAATCATGCCCCAGGTCAGACATCTAGGAATTGGCAGGCCAACAGAATTCATGGGCAAAAATTACTTCCATTTGTCCCATACCATTTTGACCTTCCATGACCCCTTCCACAGAATCTGCCAAAACGGATGCTGCACTTCAAACCAAGGTACATAGTTCATTTCCTTCTTATTTGGATGTCCCTGATGGGAGTTGTGAGTTGAGTTCTGACACTACTCCTTGGCAGACAGTCAACCTTAGGCAATTTGAtaaacctctctaagcctctgttaacttctcttaaaatgAGGATCATAACAATACTGACTTTGGGGAgtgtttgtgaagattaaatgagatggctGGGAAATGTGTGGCACACTGAAGAGCTCCCTTAGAACCAGTATAATCTGGATGGCAGCACTCCTGGCTGTGTTTGGGTGAGCGCATGAGGCAGGTTGACGCTACCAAGTCAAGCCCCAACACTTAAAAACTTGAAATGTTCAAATTGGGCGTCTGGGCCATATCATATTTATATCACTCTGGGCTTCTGCCCCTCTGAACACTGGTGCCACTGACACCTCTGCTTATACTCGGGAGTGTGCCGTGCctgcgcccccccacccccacataccctttaTTTAGCATACAAAGAAGCAGACCCGGCTAACAGTTAAAGAAGCCAGCACTGAAATCCAGAAGAAAAGACACAAACAGCTCATAGATGTCCGGGCAGACTCAGTTCTGGCTATGCCTCAGGAAAGAACAGAAGTCAGCATCACAGGCATTCACTCCTGAATTCCAGACCTGCTTCTCAGATGGGTTCCTGCCTTCTTGGGATGTGAGAACCTACAGAATAAATATGACCCAACTTCCAGAGTATCAGTCCTACGTGCAGATTTGGGAGTAGAATTAAATCAATAAAGTGGCGATCtaagattttatttcattaaacacataatatcaaaattaaatactaatctttttttaaatactaaaattaaattttaaacaaatatgtTATGGAATAGAATGCAGaatttacattaattttaaataCAAGACTTCAAAAAGTCACATTTATGGAGGACTAGTTTGGGCTAGGCCCCTAGACCTCTAGGTTTTTTCATGTTCGCTATCCTACATGCCCTTTAAGAAAAATCTggtggaaaaattatttttttaatgatgttctttttgataatttttttcttcatgatgTTCTTTAGTGAAATTAAACCAATTTCTGCTGACAAAATCCTATCTAGGACCTTAAAATTACACAAACTCATGTCTCTGAAAGATGGAAGAATTATACTCCTGGGGTTCCTCTTAATATTCATCAAAGGGGAAGTTTTAAAAAGGCCACCGTCCTCAGATGGGTAATTGgccaatttaaatatttcatggaaTTACATTTTCACGCAAAATTGACAATTTCAATTCAGTTTTATAGGATCTTATCAACAGTTTCATTACAACCATGTTCCTTTAAATAGTTGCCTTTGGCAATGCAAGAAAAGGACAGAAGGCATTTCTTCTATGTTGGAGGGGTAAGTACACACGTTCATGACTCCACTTAAGATCAGTATTTCAAGAGTGTTTGAAAAAGGAAACTGACAGACCAGCATTATTCATCTGCAGAACATCCCTACCGCcactccttctccttcttctactgacttcagAAGACATGAGGTTGCTCAAACTCTGAGCTCATGAAAACCTTCATTCTAATACTCATTCTCCAAGTAGGTACAAAAACAAGTCTGTGGAACCCCATTTGAGAATGTTGCAATAAGATGTTCTTGTCTATATATAGGACTTCGACTTTTCTGGACTAGAGAATTATATTTTCAAACTACATTAAAAGAAAGATTGTAGGGGGGGAAACAAGGGCATTGTCAAAAGGTAGTGACCAGCCTTCTCAGGATGGCACATCCTGACTTATTTTTACTATCTTCAGTTTTACAGATGTAGGAACTGAGGTTAAATACCCTGCCCTGGGTCACAAGGCTGGTGGTGGGTCACAAACTGGGACTCAAATCCTCATCATAATGAAGAGTGCAAGAAATGGCAGATTAAATGTTTGGAAGATGGAGGGTTGGGAGTGGGGAGTTGACACCGTGGCTTAAAAAGTTAAGCAATGCAAACAGAAattcatccagaaaaaaaaacttcaagtCCTTTGAATTCATTCCATAATCAGTCAGTCCCATTGGATTACACAAGGCCTGAGCCCAGCGTTAGGGATAGTCCCTTCCCACCTGGGGAGCTCACAGCTTAGCTGGGGCAAGACCTACCTAGGAAGTGTTCATTAAAGCAGCCAGGGATTAAGTGGccataaagagaaaaatccaagGCAGACAGGACATGGGTTGCACCAGGAATCTGGGTGCTGTGAGTTGCTGGTCCCAATCTGCTAACTCAGCCACCAAGCCTTCTCCTACCTGCCAGGGGCCCCCACCCCCTGGGCTCCATCACTTCTTACCTGGATGGCAGGAGCCCCCACAGACCCCCAGTCTCCCTGCCTCTGGCCCGGTTTGCTTTTCATTCACCTCATACCTACTTGCAATGGCTTTCTGAGTCTGAGACCTCACCTCTGCATAAAGTCCCAGATCCTGAGCTCCTCAGCTTCatctctgccccctcccccagctccagaggTGTCACCAGATTCCTTGGGGACCCCAGTCCACTTAGAGTTCTCTTCCTCCCAGGTGGTGCCCTTGGGAAAGATCTCCTTCCTGCAAACATAGTCCAAGCATCCTTTCCACTAAGGGGCCTTCTCAAGACCCCACCCCGACCCAGAGCCTCCTAAGGCCAGGGCTTTTCTCTGGTGCCTTCGGCATCAAGCAAGGTCATCATTACCGGGAGCAACACTCACCATTTTCAAAATCTCTGTCTCTGGGGATGGCAGAATGGGCCGCAGCAGCCAGCTGGGCCGACACCCAGAAGGCAGTGCAGGGTCCGAGGGGACAGGCGGccacctgcagcccctgcccGAGATGGGGATAGGGAAGACAGGCTGCTGCTGCTGAGTCGCGAAATAATCTCGCCTTCCTTCCCGCATATGGTCTTGTGTCTGGCAGGGCTCGTGTCTCACCGCGGCGATCACGTGTATCGATGGCGCTGTGGTCACCAGAAGGGTCAGGGAACATGTGAGAAAAACCCTGGGAATCGAAACGGAAAGCAGTCCCTCCCTCGCCGAGAAACAAGCGCCCGCACCCGCAAGGCCACCCAGCCTGACAGCATAGAGGGTAACCACCCCCGCCGCCGTGAGGGCGGCTGGCCAGGTATCTGTGGGGCACCCACGCAGGGACCTTCCCGGGCATCCTCGCAGAGGTAAGCGGCTGTGTCCCATCCGTCCCGCGAATTCCACCCCTGAGCTCCCAACCTGTCACCTATTTAGGCTCGCGTGTGATCATAAAATCAAGGCTGCAAAATCGGGAACCCTTTTGCTGTTTCCTGTTACCTTGTGTAGAAGTCGAGTTACATTTTCAAGTGCAAGTCAAGGGGCCCGCGGGTCTCTGGGCGCGGCTGCCCAGAAGGCCACGGTcagggcccccccaccccccgagccAAAGGCGGGAGCAGCAGCTACGGCCTCGCTGGACCACGACGGGGCTCCATGCGGAGGCGGGGCCACCGCGGTGGGCCCAGACGTGGGGCGGGGGCTTCTGCGCAGAAGGGGCGCGGGCCAGGCAGCTGCTGGGAACAGGACACTAGCACTGGTCCTCGTGGTGAGACGGGGCGCGCGGACGGGGCGCGCGGATGGGGCGCCGGGCGTTGGCATTGGCCGCCCTGGCCGTTGGCTGAGCGTGGCCTCTGAGCAAGTTGGTGGGCACCAGGCTCGCTCAAAGGCCAGGCCTGTCCAGGGACAGCGGGAGAGACTGAGCAGGCCGTGAGAAGTTAAGAACCGCGCAAAGATGGCTGACAAAGGCAAAAAGGGCAAaggggccccagccccagccccagtcccAGCCCTTACTCCAGCAGCACCTGCTCCAGTGGCACCTGCACCGGCGGCACCATCGCAGGCAGCGCCCCCCCCCGGCCCACGCACCCCCAGACAAGAAAGATGAGAAGGAGGCAAAGCCCAAGGCCATGCAGCCCAGGGTTGAAGTGGGCACGAGGAAGGGGTGTCACCGCTACAGGTGGGAGCTCAAGGACAGCAATAGGGAGTTCTGGATGATGGGGCATGCCGAGGTCAAGATCCTGGCTGTGGTAAGTCGGGCTGGTATCTCTGGGCAAGGGCCCAAGGAcgggaagagaaggagaagcagCCCCCAGAGGGGCTACAAAGTCGGTGAGAGCCCTTTGCTGTGGCTCACACACGTATCTCCCAGCAGGGCTGCCTAGCAGCTTCACTGATACTGTTCACGGGGACCACTGTCCACCCTCTCCTGACACTCATCGTCACCATGGAGCTGTCCATCTTCTGCTTTTTCTTGAGTATCTACACCTTCGCCATCCAGAGATACATGCCCTTCATCCTGTGGCCCATTTCTGTAAGTGAGGGTATGGTGGGGAGTGCCCGGGCTGTTGTACAAGTGTGTCTGGGCACCTGCAAAGTGACTCAGAGAGACAGAGCTCACCTCCCATATTTGTGCCCAGGTCATGGCCTCAGCACCACAGGTGGGGCAGGGACAGCTGAACTTAGATAGATAAGGTTAGAAAAAGCCCAGTTTGGGGACCGGGGATGGAGGGCCACTTACCAACCTGGTGGTCAAAGGTAGAAGTCTTTGCTGTCCTTGGGAGGAGAGGAGGCGGGAACCACCAGCTGTCCCTCCCAAGCCCTGTGCCAGCTCACACCTTACTGGGGAGATCACTCCACAAAGTACCCCATCCCCAAATTCAAAgaaaatcaatcttcccataaataagtaaaataaaatgagaatttttttaaaaatcacttctaaAGCAGCCTTAGCTCCCCAGTGACTACCTCTGTGAAGGATGTTCATCCCAGAAGGATGTTCAGCCCAAAGCAACCATCCATTGGAGTGTGACCAAGCCGGGCAATTTACTCCACCACTCACAGCCTGTTTCCTCATGTGACATAAGATGGTACTAATAGACCATGGGATTATTCCTGAGAGGAAATGTAGAGTACTTGGCACTGTGACTGAGGACTCACAGACTTGAATCCCTGCCTATCACCTGTATGATCACAGAGCCCACCATCAAACCTCTGCCTAATCCGAGGTGCCTTGTATGCTGACACTCCCAGCGTGCCTCCAAGACCCGATGCTCAGTTTCACTCACATTACACATGAAATGGACTCAGAATGGCCCAGGTAACTCAGAGATTAAGTGGCAGAAAACGGATTCAAACCCAGCTCCGTCAATAGAGTCTTAGGTCTCTAACTATACTCTGGCCTGCCTCCTTGTTAAAAGTTACTAGGGTCCAGGGATCCATAGGTCTCAGTGGGGTAGGCGGAGACCCCCAgtacagagagaaaggagaagaggcCCCAAGAAGACTCGGCAGAGGAACCAGTTCGCAGTCAAGGAGCTTGAGTAGATACTTTAAGTTCCAGCAAGATGAAAAATCAGTGGACCCTGAAAATCATCCTGCTGCACTTACCTAAAACTGCTAAGGAAAATGTAAACATGAAAGCTTTAACTAAATGGCTGAGCTggcaaaaaagaaagggaaatacaCAAGTACCAGCAATGGAAAACAGGAGCAGTGGTC encodes:
- the CMTM2 gene encoding LOW QUALITY PROTEIN: CKLF-like MARVEL transmembrane domain-containing protein 2 (The sequence of the model RefSeq protein was modified relative to this genomic sequence to represent the inferred CDS: deleted 1 base in 1 codon) yields the protein MADKGKKGKGHLLQWHLHRRHHRRQRPPPAHAPPDKKDEKEAKPKAMQPRVEVGTRKGCHRYRWELKDSNREFWMMGHAEVKILAVGCLAASLILFTGTTVHPLLTLIVTMELSIFCFFLSIYTFAIQRYMPFILWPISDLLNGLFACGFLVEAIIFAVRSRQTMPVHYLVAVILMGVAGFFALIDVSLQRKHFKGKKVRKNVLVPPPPKDKRKEESPMPPPDAKPKAPEKAPKKEKVKGGQK